TCAGTACCTTCATAacgtaaatgtaaaaatgattCTACGTGTATCTGAAGATAATCAAAACCTTGTTGAGCCAACTTCTTTCTTGCTCTTGCTGCGAGAATATCTAAACGTTCATCCAATCTTTGAAAAGAAcctaaatcaataatttaatatttaataaatttattataaaaatctaatagcTTGAAATCTTGAGGTTTaaacaattacttttttcatatatctcAGCACTAGGTTCCTGTGCTTCTTCTACAACATCAGCCAATGCCATACCATATGCTGACAAAATTCCAGCATATTTGTGAACAAAAACGGTGTTCATACCGAGTGAACGAGCTATAGCGCACGCATGTTgaccaccagcaccaccaaAGCACGCTAAAACGTGACGTGAAGTATCGTAACCCTTAGCCTAATCGAGAAAAAcgaatattaaattcttttttcacgatCGTGCGAATAggacgttaaaaaataataatacctgTGTTAGAGCACGAATTGGTCGACACATAGTTTCATTAGCAACCTTTATGAATCCCATCGCAACTTCTTCAATCGTCATTTTATCAGATTCAGATCTCAAGCCTTCGTGTATCAGAAACTCATTGATCTGTAATAAcatcgaaatattaatttttaaattatttcgatcgtaaaattttgTTCGAATAGTTTTATGAGTGAACCTCGTTTGTAAGTTTTTCAAAAGCTTCCATCGTCCGAGGTTTGTCCAAGGGTTCGTTCTCGTTAGGACCAAAAATCTGTGGGAAATATTCAGGAAGTAACCGACCCAAAGCTAAATTTGCATCAGTTACTGCCAACGGACCGTTCTTCTTATAACAAGCAGGTCCTGGATGGGCTCCAGCACTTTCAGGTCCTACTTCAAAAAGACCCGATCTGAAGAAAAGCATCGATCCACCTCCAGCCGCAACAGTATTTACGTCCAACTTCAAgccaatttaatattttaattcagTTGATTATTCGTCATGATTAtgcataatttttgtttatagaaATTGCTAtaaaatggatatatatatatatatatcaattattaaaacaaatattaacaacaaagaaatttggaaagattatattattaataattttctttttaataaactatataataaattattttactataacaaatttattaatatattgtaattctGCAatcacatttattatatttaaaagttaaacgaatagaaattttcatcgGATCAAATATGATTTTCCGTTGTGAAATTGTTATAATtgtctttttgttcttctttatatatatatacctgagCAGCTTGTATCGTTACACCAGCTGTGGTACTCTCGTAAACGTGTTCGTAACTTCCACCATAACGACTGACATCGGTCGAAGTTCCTCCCATGTCAAAGCCGATTACAGGTAAATCAGTTTCTTTACCATAAGTCGTCATGGCATATCCAACGACACCGCCAGCTGGACCGGACAATATAGCTCGTGATCCATTAAATctaaattcgaataaattttattaacaaaactttgaaattgttttttatcgtAAGATCAGACTTACGAATTCATAGGAGTTAATCCACCATCGCTTTGcataaataaaacgttaacACCTTTCAAATTGTCTTTGAATCTCGAGGAAAATCcctagaagaaaataaaaattgaaacttTGGTTTCTTcacaaagaattttaattttattagatgATATTGCTTATACCTGAAGATATTGTTTGATGTGCGGTGTTAAATAAGCATCAGCACAAGTCGTAAATCCTCGTGGAACGATCCTAACCATTGGCATCACttgatgagaaagagatatttgaGAAAATCCGAGTTCTTTGGCCAATTCCCCAACTCTTATTTCATGTTCGGCATATctaaattataatttgattgattatgaagaaaataataatacatttaacaTCACAGGTACACATACaaagtatcttttttaaatatataattctgaCAATTAGCAAAACTAACGTGTAACTGTGCGCCAAAACAACAGCGATACTTTCGATTCCTGATTGTTTCAATTCCAACaagtctttttttaatttctcttcatTTAATTCTTGCATTACGAACAAATCTTCTCCTGTCGAACCTTTAACTTTTCTCCAAGAATCTTTAACGAGTTGACATCTTCCTGGCAATGCTGGTATCACTCTACATCTTACTTCGACTACTCTCTTATACAAAACTTCTGGTGTTACTATTTCCTGCAATGATAATCGTAAATATGAATGTCGcgtaaaaatttacaaatgaataaataattattctataattaGTCAAACCAACCAAGTCAAAAATGTTTGGCCTCGCCTGATTgccaataaaaagaagatccTTGAAACCTTCATTCAACAATAACGCCATTTTAGCACCTTTGCGTTCTAATAACGCGTTCGTAGCTACCGTCGTTCCCATTCGAATCCAAGCTATCTTCGAAGTATCCACTTCACCATTCATTTTCACTCCAGTTTCCTAAAATCTTATTGTTCGTCATTATTTTCGCAACgacatagatattatttttaagttacaattaatttctgcacgcagaaatattatttaatgaagcaaaaaaagattatttgataataattataatatttcggatcagatataacaattttcttagtaaataatataaatataaaagtataatgtataacatattatatataatatatgatataaaatatgaatacataatataaaaaaatatattatatatatatatatatatatatatgaaataaataaataaatatttaaatataccgATAAAAATAAGCATACAATAAACTTGAGCACCTGTTCGAGTATCCTACGAATTCCTTCACGAGGCGCATCCTCGTAATTAGCAGGATCAAcagataataatttcataactCTAATTTTCCCGCCAGGACATCTCGCATAGACGTCAGTGAAAGTGCCCCCACGATCaatagaaaattcaaaattttctttatccatGTTCACCATTCTACGATTCACCATTCACCGACTACTTAATCATAAGCTGGAGTTCAGCTCGTCGTTCAATGGCGTAGAGAATAAACCTAATTCAAATAATCGAAAGAgataacgaatgaaatatatttagtaAAGTCGTCGATGCTACTAATAAATACTGATATCTGATAAAAAAACGACTCTAATAAATTTCCACTTTCCAAGATTTCGCGCcgttttaaaattgaaatatttcatacgaTGTTACTTTTGTTTGCGAACGTTTTTGAATTATCATCGCGATAACGAACGATCCGTCATAAACCATTACAATTCTAtactttcaattatttttagatctCTCACATTCCGAACGCACGatctaaacaaaataatttttcatcaacGTTGAGAACAAAttgacaaaataatatatattttaacacaAAATGTAAAATGAGTTTCCTTAATGAAGTAACAACGTTCGACGTTCGTTCGGTATTTACAATCACGACTGTTCCGAAGGCTAATCAAACAGTTTATTTCATAATGCTCGTGACTCGCATTAGAAGTACAGTCAACTCGAGTATATCTACAGAGATTAAAATATcgtgcacatatatattatttatcatttattatggtaaataaaacaaaaaaaaaaaaagaaattaatggctgataattaaagaagaagaaatcatatttaatttgtcaaaatAATGCGATACTTACGTGAGCTCACGAATTTTACCGATCGAACTTGCCTTCAAAAGAGTAACACTGAATGACGCTAACCACGCTGTTAGAAAGCGTCGatgtagatatacgtatatatacgtttgaCGGAAAGATCGTCGTCGTTAGTTGGGTCGCTCAAGTTTTCCTGATTGTATTAGAGACAGCCAGTTACGTAATATCGACGTAGTAGCGACGATgtgaaataataacgataatattccGGTATAGTGATGGGACGAAAAGTAATCTcaaatatgaatgaaatcgTTGTTCCAATCtaaatatacttaaatatGCGCCTCTAATATAATctaaatattatgtaataagaagaataaaaaaaaatactttctaaCGACTtacattaaattttctaattaattaatattttcgataatattaatctttcaaatataattaaatatctgagtattttgataataatattttataagttcgGAAGAAGCGTAAAGATGTCGTTAGAAAAGTCAATGAGAACCACTGGATTCATACGGAGGCTGCGCACAAGTTTTAGAAACATTTACTAAATCGATAGTACGTAACTGTGGAATTTTTGAGTTCaccttatttttaattgaaacttTTTGatgcaaatttttaatagaagacaaataaatgaaaagttaTTTTACTTTGCCTGAGGCGTTCGAATTTTTCTAGAATGTgttctaataattaaaaaaatttatttgatgaaATACTTACGAAAatgcttttaaaaaatatcaaactcGTATGTAAATTGAATATGCAATCTTATTTATACCTACGTTATAATCGTTCTTCCTTGTTTTGCGAACTCGTAAATGTTTTGACCAAGTATCGTTGATGCCATCTCATGTGTTACTAACTGTGCATCGctcaatttttaaaatcatatcgAACATCTCGAATatactaatttattaatttaacgagcaatatctttttcatggtttacaaaatatatctcGGCATCATTTcataacaaaattttcctttttcttttggcaCGTTTGTCTCTCACCCAtgttttttgtccttttttctttttctttatatatgtatatatatatatatatatattatattatatataaatatatatatatatttagttataAGATTAACCCATTAAGCGCGTTAATTCGTCCATCGAGACAAGACGATTAAATACTTGTTTAATCACTAATTCGTAAATTTCTTGACGATTttcaaatacaaaaatatgttCACCATtttaataagagagaaagagagagagagagagagagaaagagagagagagagagagagagagagagaaagaaagagagagagggaaggaactCCTATATCCgaactttttcttcaataatgTTCTTGTATAAATCATCCGTTAGTTTCACGTACGTGCCCGTCCGATCGAGGAAGTAAATTGGATCTACCAACTATATGAATaagattcgataaataaaatttgaagttgattattaaaaaaataatcgattcaaTTTTTACCTTTGTAATATCGTAACCTTCACGCTGAAgatccttcttcttcaatttATAGGTACCTATTAAAACGACGTTaacgatataagaaaatatctcgAACAAAGTTTTAGTCAGATTTAGTCATTAAAGTTACCAGTCATGGGTAGTTTCGAGAGAACACGAATGAAAAGTGGTCGAGCGTAAGTAGGAAGAACCTTCTTCACACCTTCAGCTAATTCCTTTAAATTTAAAGATCCTTCTGGATCATAAATAGCACCCATGCCAGCTTTACCTTCGTTTCCAGGTACCTGTCAAGAACAATATCTCAGAAGATATTTCAACAAGTGATTGTAGAACCAATAGAAAAGATTAATTCACGTTTGTTGAATAAACCTTTAAAAAGCTCTATTTTAAGAAATGTTTagaaacaatattattgctggtaagttaattaatattcaaacggaaataatataaaaattatattatatattatatatattatatcatatatattacattattataaattctacaACCACACGCAGTTAAgtgttaataaagaaaaataaatgactcACTTCGACACCATAAACGACTGTATCCATGAGACCTATGACATTACTAACAACTGCTTCGACTTCAGAAGTGGCCACGTTTTCTCCACGCCACctaaaagagataattatttaagaaattaaagtaaattaaagtaaaagatGAACATTGGAAATACATACCTGAACGTATCACCGGTTCTATCCTTGAAGTAGAAGTATCCCAATTCATCCATAACCAAAATGTCACCTGTTCGAAAAACGCGGTTAAGTCATGGCGTGGATGATTTCTCAATTGGTAGTACAAAATGaccgctttttttttttttatttttgtcttatGATTTCAACCGACCGGTATTGAAGACACGATCACCCTTCTTGAAGACGTCACGTATGATCTTCTGCTCCGATGCCTTTTGATCGGCGTAACCACTGAAATCGTTCACAGCCTTCCGTGGATTAATTTTTCCAACGAAGATACCGGGCTCTcctaaataattaaaaacataatttttaatcgattacaAACTTGAGAACATTATTTtcaagttatataaataaaatagaaaaagaaacaacgtcTGACTGTCACttaattataacgataatttaaatcaaatcaaataaatatttagatcgcaatttgaaaaataatagacttgtaaatattcatatcatattaaatcattcatatcataattaataattcatgtaatattaaatatcatatatcaagtatttcttaattaaacaaaaattattattattattaacataccAGGCTTACAAGGTATGCAAAAACCTTCGGGTCCTCTAATAGGTTCTCCGGTTTCTTCATTGACTCTTAATAAGGTGACTGGATAGAGATTGCCAGCGAACCTTGGCACAAATCCAACTGCACCGACTCTATTGTCG
Above is a window of Vespula vulgaris chromosome 4, iyVesVulg1.1, whole genome shotgun sequence DNA encoding:
- the LOC127063190 gene encoding 5-oxoprolinase isoform X3, with product MVNRRMVNMDKENFEFSIDRGGTFTDVYARCPGGKIRVMKLLSVDPANYEDAPREGIRRILEQETGVKMNGEVDTSKIAWIRMGTTVATNALLERKGAKMALLLNEGFKDLLFIGNQARPNIFDLEIVTPEVLYKRVVEVRCRVIPALPGRCQLVKDSWRKVKGSTGEDLFVMQELNEEKLKKDLLELKQSGIESIAVVLAHSYTYAEHEIRVGELAKELGFSQISLSHQVMPMVRIVPRGFTTCADAYLTPHIKQYLQGFSSRFKDNLKGVNVLFMQSDGGLTPMNSFNGSRAILSGPAGGVVGYAMTTYGKETDLPVIGFDMGGTSTDVSRYGGSYEHVYESTTAGVTIQAAQLDVNTVAAGGGSMLFFRSGLFEVGPESAGAHPGPACYKKNGPLAVTDANLALGRLLPEYFPQIFGPNENEPLDKPRTMEAFEKLTNEINEFLIHEGLRSESDKMTIEEVAMGFIKVANETMCRPIRALTQAKGYDTSRHVLACFGGAGGQHACAIARSLGMNTVFVHKYAGILSAYGMALADVVEEAQEPSAEIYEKSSFQRLDERLDILAARARKKLAQQGFDYLQIHVESFLHLRYEGTDCALMCSPKLDSENSSESPKHGDFLATFLERYQTEFGFTMPNRKILVNDIRIRGTGKTMITEDKTLPSFSKSAKPEKSTMVYFEGGYQDTKVFQLSSLLPGHIIEGPAIIMDSLSTLLIEPDCTASITSKGDIKVIIGKGIRPKVTTDLDTIQLSIFSHRFMSIAEQMGRILQRTSISTNIKERLDFSCAVFGPDGGLVSNAPHIPVHLGAMQETVQYQMKVFKGKFTRGDVILSNHPSAGGSHLPDLTVITPVFYRDVEQPVFFVASRGHHADIGGITPGSMPPHSTTLLQEGAAFKSFLLVHKGVFREKELTEALMEPGKIPGSSGTRNLADNLSDLKAQIAANHRGTQLVNELIDIYGLDVVQAYMGHIQQNAELAVRDMLKLVGNKVLRDSGSSSVTAVDYLDDGSRIKLQLDFDVEKGEAVCDFTGTGYEVWGNCNAPRAVTLSALIYCLRSIVGRDVPLNQGCLKPVKVIIPKGSLLDPSDGAAVVGGNVLTSQRVVDVVLQAFGACAASQGCMNNVTLGTVEWGYYETVAGGSGAELNTLVQRGMVEVAFTHT